One segment of Candidatus Peregrinibacteria bacterium DNA contains the following:
- a CDS encoding HNH endonuclease signature motif containing protein, protein MKNAATKNSDIATLQTTPINLKRKIDSDVENFSDIQLMCLCKEYGENAIRFRRKFIGLLPEVKKRKLFEKKKCKSIYEFAAKYGGVSREHVDRVVNLSDRFIEKPLLRKILVNGEVSSNKLARIASIVDLIDEIDLVEAVTKLACRTVETYVRDVKSRFGVKHDFDENSFDFDEKSSEAKTKNGSLEPLNDPKSVHVHKSYVEINTAISQIDVGLREALPTKKLQLKLSEETLENLLELQARGISIDDLFREFLQKCKEDLAENKAKVVANEDAKEAKRKMDGKAANRRLSVGVKKVLKQEFGDRCSVSSCTKKSVHIHHKVPFAISGSHDPHLLAPLCREHHDIVHSINLKYVEKKL, encoded by the coding sequence ATGAAAAATGCAGCAACAAAAAATTCCGATATAGCTACTTTGCAAACCACACCTATAAATCTTAAAAGAAAAATTGATTCTGACGTCGAAAATTTTTCAGACATACAACTTATGTGTCTCTGTAAAGAATATGGAGAGAATGCTATCCGCTTTCGACGGAAATTTATCGGACTTTTACCTGAAGTGAAAAAAAGAAAACTTTTTGAGAAGAAAAAATGCAAATCCATATACGAATTCGCAGCCAAATACGGAGGGGTAAGTCGTGAACATGTCGATCGAGTTGTTAATTTGAGTGATCGTTTTATTGAGAAACCATTGTTGCGTAAAATACTCGTAAATGGAGAAGTAAGTTCAAATAAATTGGCGAGAATCGCTTCAATAGTCGACTTGATCGATGAAATTGACTTGGTGGAAGCTGTGACAAAACTCGCTTGCAGGACAGTTGAAACGTACGTTCGAGATGTAAAAAGCAGGTTTGGGGTGAAGCATGATTTTGATGAAAACAGTTTCGATTTTGACGAGAAAAGTTCGGAGGCAAAGACTAAAAATGGCTCTCTTGAGCCGCTGAATGACCCTAAGTCTGTGCACGTGCACAAATCTTATGTAGAAATAAATACAGCGATAAGTCAAATCGATGTGGGTTTGAGGGAGGCATTGCCGACCAAAAAACTTCAGCTAAAACTGTCCGAAGAAACACTTGAAAATCTACTTGAGCTGCAGGCGAGAGGTATAAGCATCGATGATTTATTTAGAGAATTTTTACAGAAATGTAAAGAGGATTTAGCTGAAAATAAGGCGAAAGTGGTGGCAAATGAGGATGCGAAAGAGGCGAAGAGAAAAATGGATGGGAAGGCTGCCAATCGACGATTATCTGTGGGGGTGAAGAAAGTTTTAAAGCAAGAATTTGGAGATAGATGTTCGGTGTCGAGTTGCACCAAAAAATCAGTACATATTCATCACAAAGTGCCATTTGCTATCTCAGGAAGTCATGACCCACACTTGCTCGCTCCACTTTGTCGCGAGCACCACGATATAGTGCATTCGATAAACTTAAAATATGTTGAAAAGAAACTATGA
- a CDS encoding flavodoxin domain-containing protein gives MASVSIIYGSTGGNTEMVAEAVQCALEDGGCKVGLMRVERYSIEELFSAIENSDLFIIAAPTYGHGEMQEDLKPFLHELKSYDLKGKKCAVIGLGEAKYDAHYHIAAVPIIEEIIKDANGEFIFRPLRISGSPVANLDRLIPLWTKGLIEEISKI, from the coding sequence ATGGCTAGTGTTTCGATTATATATGGTTCGACAGGTGGTAATACCGAGATGGTGGCGGAGGCTGTGCAATGCGCCTTAGAAGATGGGGGGTGTAAAGTTGGCTTGATGAGAGTTGAGAGGTATTCTATTGAGGAGCTTTTTTCTGCTATTGAAAATAGTGATTTATTTATAATTGCAGCTCCGACTTATGGGCATGGTGAAATGCAGGAGGACTTGAAACCATTTTTGCATGAACTTAAGAGTTATGATTTAAAAGGTAAAAAATGTGCGGTTATAGGTCTTGGAGAGGCTAAATATGATGCACATTATCATATTGCGGCCGTGCCGATTATCGAAGAAATTATAAAAGATGCGAATGGTGAATTTATTTTTAGGCCGCTTCGTATCAGTGGGAGTCCGGTTGCGAACTTGGATCGGTTGATTCCACTTTGGACAAAGGGGCTGATTGAAGAAATTTCTAAAATTTAA
- a CDS encoding 2-oxoacid:acceptor oxidoreductase subunit alpha yields the protein MFRTTLKIAGESGMGLVSVGTILTKALKNLGFYINMDREYPSLIKGGHSNLQIDFDDDPVHCLSTTIDIVMALDKVGLDAYVDIVREGGVLIHGYEKRELLKDLEDRAAARNVKLVYLPARQVAYSFDGTELMVNMVLLGMLWRVLGFDYAVLEDLVKEQFASKPALLKIDLECLEVGYKGEFKFEEIDEKVDFPEMNIKLPESKPETILVDGNWAIAIGAIQCGVRAYYAYPMSPASSILTHLAEYADETGMLVKQAEDEITSAQMAVGSMFAGTRALVGTSGGGFDLMTETLSLAGMIECPFVVVIAQRPGPATGLPTWTGQGDLNLAIHSSHGEFARIVIAASDQTSCFELIQHAMNYAEIFQVPVVFLTEKVIAETKTTVPVFKQGEIPIERGLVTDEAELATLESADRFRITENGISKRWVPGSTKTFYFGNGDEHKEDGRLTEEAYAAAAMYAKRIRKMDAILEALPEPVVYGFDPDSGTVCDVSTPGKGHADACLSFIGWGSTKSTMIDVIEECEKQGVKVNYLHYEYLYPLKTSVLKQFIKANGNVCLIEGNYTGQLGDLIKLKLQDEEVLFKFKKQFFKYNGRPFFLEEVMEFIMKNKK from the coding sequence ATGTTTAGGACGACGTTAAAAATAGCGGGTGAAAGTGGAATGGGGCTTGTCTCTGTTGGTACGATTTTGACGAAAGCTCTTAAGAATTTAGGATTTTATATAAATATGGATCGGGAATATCCATCTTTGATTAAGGGTGGACATTCGAATTTGCAAATAGATTTTGATGATGATCCGGTGCATTGTTTGTCTACAACGATTGATATTGTGATGGCGCTCGATAAGGTTGGACTCGATGCATATGTGGACATAGTGAGAGAGGGTGGGGTTTTGATTCATGGATATGAAAAGCGAGAACTTTTGAAAGATCTTGAAGATCGTGCCGCGGCTCGAAATGTTAAATTGGTTTATTTGCCGGCCCGGCAAGTTGCGTATTCTTTTGATGGAACTGAATTGATGGTGAATATGGTGCTACTTGGTATGCTTTGGAGAGTGCTTGGATTTGATTATGCTGTTTTGGAGGATTTGGTTAAGGAGCAGTTTGCAAGCAAGCCGGCTTTATTGAAGATTGATCTTGAATGTCTTGAAGTTGGTTACAAAGGTGAATTTAAATTTGAAGAAATTGATGAGAAAGTTGATTTTCCTGAGATGAATATTAAACTTCCGGAAAGTAAGCCGGAGACTATCTTGGTCGATGGGAATTGGGCGATCGCGATAGGTGCTATACAGTGTGGGGTGCGCGCTTACTACGCATATCCTATGAGTCCTGCCAGTTCGATTTTGACACATCTTGCTGAGTATGCTGATGAAACCGGTATGCTTGTAAAACAAGCTGAAGATGAAATTACTTCTGCACAAATGGCAGTTGGTTCTATGTTTGCAGGGACGCGCGCGCTAGTTGGTACTTCCGGTGGAGGGTTTGACCTTATGACTGAAACACTTTCACTTGCAGGTATGATTGAGTGTCCATTTGTTGTAGTTATCGCACAGAGGCCGGGTCCTGCAACCGGACTTCCCACTTGGACGGGGCAGGGCGATTTGAATCTTGCAATTCATAGTTCTCATGGAGAATTTGCTCGCATCGTCATAGCTGCCAGTGATCAAACCTCTTGCTTCGAATTAATTCAACATGCGATGAATTACGCTGAAATCTTTCAAGTGCCGGTTGTATTTTTGACAGAAAAAGTTATAGCTGAAACGAAGACTACAGTGCCTGTTTTCAAACAAGGTGAGATTCCTATTGAGAGAGGGCTAGTTACAGATGAGGCGGAGTTGGCTACACTTGAAAGTGCAGATAGATTTCGAATTACAGAAAATGGGATTTCAAAACGTTGGGTACCGGGAAGTACAAAAACATTTTATTTTGGTAATGGGGATGAGCACAAAGAAGATGGGCGTTTGACTGAAGAAGCTTACGCAGCAGCGGCTATGTATGCGAAACGAATTAGAAAAATGGATGCTATACTTGAAGCTTTGCCTGAGCCGGTTGTATATGGGTTTGATCCAGATAGTGGAACTGTATGTGATGTTTCCACGCCAGGGAAAGGACACGCGGATGCGTGTCTGTCATTTATAGGATGGGGTAGCACTAAATCTACGATGATTGATGTGATTGAAGAATGTGAAAAACAAGGAGTGAAAGTGAATTATTTACACTATGAATATTTGTACCCTTTGAAAACTTCGGTGTTGAAACAATTTATAAAAGCGAATGGTAATGTTTGTTTGATAGAAGGTAATTATACAGGGCAGCTTGGAGATTTGATAAAATTAAAACTTCAAGATGAAGAGGTGTTATTTAAATTTAAAAAACAATTTTTCAAATATAATGGTCGACCATTTTTCCTTGAGGAGGTAATGGAATTTATTATGAAAAATAAAAAATAA
- a CDS encoding thiamine pyrophosphate-dependent enzyme, with protein MGCNSNTNSDMKKLSEMKAEYTAFDYPEVLTWCGGCGNMGIQNALRRAFTLEGLTVNDLLLCYDIGCNGNGSDKLATYSLHGLHGRIISAAAGVALANSRLKVLAFAGDGGTMSEGINHLIHSVRNDYPMVFVLHNNQNYGLTTGQASATTRKGYKMNASPDGVANEPMNPSEFVLGLDATFVARTFSGDTKHMTKVLRAALNHKGFAFVEIMQMCPTYNKATPINWFWDRIKYVDDIEGYDETNLKMAKDAAFDIYEKLSMGVLYRDKKTPNFVERLISRKDKKTALIDEVQHYDVSHFMDRFK; from the coding sequence ATGGGATGTAATTCAAATACAAATAGTGATATGAAAAAACTTTCAGAGATGAAGGCGGAATATACGGCGTTTGATTATCCTGAGGTTCTGACTTGGTGTGGAGGCTGTGGAAATATGGGTATTCAAAATGCTCTTAGGAGGGCATTTACATTGGAAGGTTTGACCGTGAATGATCTGCTACTTTGTTATGACATTGGTTGCAATGGAAATGGTTCTGACAAACTTGCGACTTATTCTTTACATGGATTACATGGCCGTATTATTAGTGCCGCCGCTGGCGTAGCACTCGCTAACTCTAGACTTAAAGTCTTAGCTTTTGCAGGAGATGGTGGGACTATGAGTGAAGGTATTAATCACTTAATACATTCTGTTCGTAATGATTATCCTATGGTTTTTGTGCTCCATAACAATCAAAACTACGGGCTTACAACAGGGCAAGCGTCTGCGACAACTCGCAAAGGATACAAGATGAATGCTTCTCCGGATGGAGTCGCAAATGAGCCGATGAATCCTTCTGAATTTGTGCTTGGTCTTGATGCGACATTCGTCGCGCGCACTTTTTCCGGAGATACCAAACACATGACAAAAGTCTTGAGAGCTGCTCTAAATCACAAAGGTTTTGCATTCGTAGAAATTATGCAGATGTGTCCGACTTATAACAAAGCAACTCCAATAAATTGGTTCTGGGATAGAATAAAATATGTCGATGATATAGAAGGGTATGACGAGACAAATTTAAAAATGGCAAAAGATGCAGCGTTTGATATTTATGAAAAATTAAGTATGGGAGTTTTGTATCGCGATAAAAAAACACCTAATTTTGTGGAGCGTTTGATTTCACGTAAAGATAAAAAAACCGCTCTAATCGATGAAGTACAGCATTATGACGTGAGTCACTTTATGGATAGATTCAAATAG
- a CDS encoding DJ-1/PfpI family protein, with protein sequence MAKILMVIGYDGFRDEEYFEPKVILEAAGHEVITTSKEKIAVSSVEKKEVHVDMLFDELFKENAKPEEEFDVIAFIGGAGAETYLNDKNAHKLSWDFYNNSKLVAAICLAPVILANAGLLVGKAATVWSGAKPQLCAGHCLYQSSGVITDGRIITASGPDKATEFGEAILAKLQK encoded by the coding sequence ATGGCAAAAATTCTAATGGTAATTGGGTATGATGGGTTTCGAGATGAGGAATATTTTGAACCAAAGGTAATACTTGAAGCGGCGGGACATGAAGTTATCACAACTTCAAAAGAAAAAATTGCAGTGAGTTCAGTTGAAAAAAAAGAAGTACATGTAGACATGCTTTTTGATGAACTTTTCAAAGAGAATGCAAAGCCGGAAGAGGAGTTTGATGTAATAGCATTTATAGGTGGAGCAGGAGCGGAGACTTATCTAAATGACAAAAACGCACACAAATTATCATGGGATTTTTATAACAATAGTAAACTCGTAGCAGCTATCTGTCTCGCTCCGGTAATACTTGCAAATGCAGGATTACTGGTCGGCAAAGCTGCTACCGTATGGTCAGGTGCCAAGCCACAACTCTGCGCCGGCCACTGTCTATACCAATCAAGCGGAGTAATCACAGACGGTCGTATTATAACAGCAAGCGGCCCTGACAAAGCCACCGAGTTCGGGGAAGCAATTCTCGCAAAACTTCAAAAATAA
- a CDS encoding DHH family phosphoesterase: MNHRVQLSIEELKSARELIEKAERILIISHRNPDADSVGANSALRLGLESLGKTVDSACADAVPEMLKFIKYSDQFKQDLTWEEISSYDLLISVDCGAHYLVKYHEKMPKILQGQPPLINIDHHATNDMFGSVNIVDREAAATSLVLYFVFRFLNIVITNEMATSLVAGLYYDTGSFKHSNTTAEVLQVMSELMLRGADYEKVVKYLFKTASVNKLRLWGRALSRARLNDKNVLVSNLMEKDLRELNLEPNDASGVIDYLNTLPESKFCILLSEDLQGNVKGSCRTQRDDVDLSQITGVFGGGGHKKAAGFTIPGRLEEEIVRKMKII, from the coding sequence ATGAATCACAGAGTACAACTTAGTATAGAAGAATTAAAATCAGCTCGAGAGCTTATCGAAAAAGCGGAGCGTATTCTCATAATTTCTCATAGAAATCCTGATGCTGATTCTGTAGGGGCAAATAGTGCGCTCCGACTGGGACTTGAGAGCCTCGGGAAAACTGTAGATAGTGCATGTGCTGACGCAGTCCCTGAAATGCTAAAGTTTATAAAATATAGTGACCAATTTAAACAAGATTTAACTTGGGAAGAAATCAGTAGTTATGACCTACTTATCAGTGTGGACTGCGGAGCTCATTATTTGGTAAAATACCATGAGAAAATGCCAAAAATTCTTCAGGGGCAACCTCCTCTAATAAATATAGATCATCATGCGACAAATGATATGTTTGGAAGTGTGAACATCGTTGACCGAGAAGCTGCCGCAACATCACTAGTTCTATATTTTGTATTTAGATTTTTAAATATAGTCATCACGAACGAAATGGCGACAAGCTTGGTTGCAGGGCTTTATTATGATACCGGTTCGTTCAAACATTCAAATACTACCGCAGAAGTGTTGCAAGTAATGTCGGAACTAATGTTACGCGGAGCTGATTATGAAAAAGTTGTGAAATATTTATTCAAGACAGCGTCCGTAAACAAATTAAGATTATGGGGGCGCGCGCTATCGCGCGCGCGCCTAAATGACAAAAACGTACTGGTCTCAAACTTAATGGAAAAAGATTTAAGAGAATTGAATCTGGAACCAAACGATGCCTCCGGAGTTATAGATTATTTGAATACTTTACCGGAATCTAAATTTTGCATACTCCTATCCGAGGATTTACAAGGCAATGTAAAAGGCTCATGCCGCACCCAAAGAGATGACGTCGACTTAAGTCAAATCACAGGAGTATTTGGTGGAGGTGGTCACAAAAAGGCCGCCGGCTTCACAATACCGGGACGCCTCGAAGAAGAAATTGTAAGAAAAATGAAAATCATATAG
- a CDS encoding NAD(P)H-dependent oxidoreductase subunit E codes for MPDYILTTEPSDAKNTIKICASGACKRNFCADTIKAAEKELDIEIGNTTPDGNIELTACGCLGNCSQGPSTMINGKLFGRMFPKEIKKKIQKLKKS; via the coding sequence ATGCCGGACTACATACTCACAACAGAGCCATCAGACGCAAAGAACACAATTAAAATTTGTGCATCAGGTGCCTGTAAAAGAAATTTTTGTGCAGACACTATCAAAGCTGCAGAAAAAGAGCTCGACATAGAGATTGGCAATACAACTCCTGATGGAAACATCGAACTCACAGCATGCGGCTGTCTAGGTAACTGCTCACAGGGACCATCAACTATGATAAACGGGAAACTCTTTGGCCGAATGTTTCCAAAAGAAATTAAGAAAAAAATACAAAAACTCAAGAAATCTTAA
- a CDS encoding SUF system Fe-S cluster assembly protein produces the protein MKTKEELKQEIIEALKTVYDPEIAINVYDLGLIYGVDIDDDNNIVVTMTLTTPNCPVAETFPIEIETRVREVEGTKDVIVEVVFEPPWTQDLMSDDAKLELGFILDL, from the coding sequence ATGAAAACTAAAGAGGAATTAAAACAAGAAATTATAGAAGCACTAAAAACCGTATACGATCCGGAGATTGCGATCAACGTATATGATCTTGGATTGATTTATGGGGTCGATATTGATGATGATAATAATATAGTTGTTACGATGACGCTGACTACACCAAACTGCCCGGTGGCAGAAACTTTTCCTATAGAAATCGAAACGCGTGTCCGTGAAGTCGAAGGTACAAAAGATGTAATTGTCGAAGTTGTATTTGAACCACCCTGGACACAGGATCTAATGTCAGACGATGCTAAACTTGAGCTTGGATTTATTCTTGATTTATAA
- a CDS encoding SufE family protein, whose protein sequence is MTQQIQAEIISEFEFFDNWEDKYQHIIDLGKSLPAMPEDFKTEEFKVHGCQSNVWLYPKLQNDTVHFFADSDAIITKGLIALILKVVQDKSPKEIKNTDFNFIETIGLKEHLSPTRANGLSAMIEKIKST, encoded by the coding sequence ATGACACAACAAATTCAAGCAGAAATAATTTCAGAGTTCGAATTTTTCGATAACTGGGAAGACAAATACCAGCATATTATCGACCTTGGCAAATCACTTCCAGCTATGCCGGAAGATTTTAAAACTGAAGAATTCAAAGTACACGGCTGCCAATCAAACGTATGGCTTTATCCAAAATTACAAAACGATACAGTACATTTTTTTGCAGACTCAGACGCTATAATAACAAAAGGACTCATTGCACTGATTCTCAAAGTAGTGCAAGATAAATCTCCTAAAGAGATAAAAAATACCGATTTCAATTTTATTGAAACAATAGGCCTCAAAGAACATCTCTCCCCTACTCGCGCAAATGGCCTAAGCGCAATGATAGAAAAAATCAAATCCACATAA
- a CDS encoding SufS family cysteine desulfurase: MTYNIEKIREEFPILTEEVCGLPLVYLDNAATTQKPLSVIEAIGGYYKTSNANVHRGVHSLSQKATDAYEGARSKVAEFINAKTDEIVFTKGTTESINLVAMTFGRRNILQGDEMIISIAEHHSNFVPWQMLSALTGMRIHAVRTDGNGEFDMKHYESLLNEKTKLVAITHVSNTLGTVNPIKEIAHGAHENGTLVLVDGAQAMPHIKIDVEDLNADFYCFSGHKMYGPMGIGVLYGKSELLNDMIPYQGGGEMIEKVTLEKTTYKAAPYKFEAGTPNVAGAIGLKAAIEFIEEIGIEEIQKYESELLEYATKKLQEIEHLKIIGTAKNKAGVISFIITKGDSNECLHPSDIGALLDRMGIAIRTGNHCTEPLMEYLKVPGTIRASFACYNTKKEVDRLIAGIKKAKEMLS; the protein is encoded by the coding sequence ATGACATACAACATCGAAAAAATCAGAGAAGAATTTCCAATTCTAACAGAGGAAGTATGCGGACTTCCGCTTGTGTATTTAGACAATGCGGCAACGACTCAGAAGCCACTCAGCGTAATTGAAGCTATAGGTGGTTATTACAAAACCAGCAATGCGAATGTGCACCGCGGAGTACACAGTTTAAGTCAAAAAGCTACTGATGCATACGAGGGGGCTCGCTCCAAAGTCGCAGAATTTATAAATGCAAAAACCGATGAAATAGTTTTTACAAAAGGCACTACCGAATCAATCAACTTGGTTGCGATGACATTTGGAAGACGAAATATATTACAAGGAGATGAGATGATAATTTCTATCGCAGAACACCATAGTAATTTCGTACCTTGGCAAATGCTTTCAGCACTCACAGGAATGCGAATACATGCCGTAAGAACAGATGGGAATGGTGAATTTGACATGAAACATTATGAAAGCTTGTTAAATGAAAAAACTAAATTAGTTGCGATTACGCACGTTTCAAATACACTCGGCACAGTAAATCCTATCAAGGAAATTGCTCACGGAGCACATGAAAATGGAACACTGGTTTTGGTAGATGGAGCTCAAGCTATGCCACACATAAAAATTGACGTCGAAGATCTAAATGCTGATTTTTATTGTTTCTCCGGACACAAAATGTATGGCCCTATGGGGATCGGAGTTCTATATGGAAAATCAGAATTACTAAATGACATGATCCCATATCAGGGCGGAGGCGAAATGATAGAAAAAGTCACACTTGAAAAAACCACTTACAAAGCCGCTCCTTATAAATTTGAAGCAGGGACTCCCAACGTCGCCGGAGCCATCGGCCTCAAGGCCGCAATTGAATTTATAGAAGAAATCGGTATCGAAGAAATTCAAAAATACGAATCAGAACTACTGGAATATGCGACAAAAAAATTACAAGAAATTGAACATTTAAAAATCATCGGAACTGCAAAAAACAAAGCCGGAGTAATTTCATTTATAATTACAAAAGGTGACTCAAATGAATGCCTTCACCCATCTGATATTGGAGCTTTGCTCGACCGCATGGGCATCGCAATTCGCACTGGAAATCATTGCACCGAACCCCTCATGGAATACCTCAAAGTCCCTGGAACAATCCGCGCTTCATTTGCATGTTATAATACAAAAAAAGAAGTAGACCGCTTAATCGCAGGGATAAAAAAAGCCAAAGAGATGCTAAGCTAA